One part of the Novipirellula aureliae genome encodes these proteins:
- a CDS encoding nucleoside hydrolase-like domain-containing protein, which translates to MREGIRVLLRGLLLTIAGICQVQLMAAEGGANLDLYPSVVLSNAQVNMKVYLPDPEDGAYRATRYDWSGMIGSLQYKGHEYFGYWKPSYDPTLGIFGPADTYKTAGLGYDEAKPGETFLRIGVGSIEKEDEPEYDFHNKYKLVDSGTWTIDRGSDWITFTQSIDGDFGYGYVYSKTLKLKEDGFLMKHTLKNTGEKTITTDQYNHNFFMIDNEQCGPAVKISYPFSVSTQDDLKGLMEVNGNTLHFTKAMERGTVFMSLDGYSDKSEDNRFTIENSKSGAGVTVAVDKPVNKLEFWSNGRVICPENTIQLSVEPGQEEVWTADYSLFATQDSNTIHAAKSLPSTTPWDLVALSRQPEYQWADQESPVWSLHYQGEVYKGNPTRVFAYYASPVTLGLERTGGSEGTGEKTFPAVVLVHGGGGMAFKEWAERWAKRGYAAIAMDLGGCGPERRQRLVDGGPGQSDKQKFQAIDQPVEDQWSYHAVANVILAHSLIRRFDEVDASRTAVTGISWGGYLTCIVAGLDSRFKAAVPVYGCGFLHENSMWLDNFAAMNAQQKDKWVQLWDPSMYVGSATMPMFFINGTNDGAYPLDSYAKTYGLVNGKRNFRITVNMRHGHSPGWTPEEIGLFVDQYLKAGTPLPEVLTPEISDGEIRARFKSETALTSATLHYTTGKTPINQLDWQTLPARIEDDMIVSPQPPEKATIWFISVADARRINVSSELVFAKENLASAKPRLIILADMGNEPDEMQQMIHMISCSNEFELEGLIAVTGKYLRPGSRLGEYNWVTHPELYIEIIDAYAKVYKNLQKHADGWPEPDALKKIVAAGQKEYGIADVEEGNSSPGSERIIRALTKDDDRPVWIVVNAGANTLAQALVDYRATHTAEEVEQFVAKLRVFENGSQDNAGAWICSQFPAIHWIRSNYQTYAYGGPSRNNLGPHTWQPYANSTQGQLDWQKEHIINGHGALGAIYPPRLFHAWGDGVINFMEGGGTIPWMGLVNKGLFDVDQPSWGGWSGRFSPEKTQNFWSRHKDIKQDEQEVAPFYTHSEVSDTWTDPQSGTTYSDNYVPVWRWREAMYNDFKCRMDWCVQPYDKANHHPVAAIGQDRSDSIIRITAAPGDTIDLDASNSTDPDQDELLIRWWQYQEAGTYAGSVPISSPENAKTQLTIPSDAGGKQIHIILEIKDKNPIAALFDYRRLVIDVTPVSS; encoded by the coding sequence ATGAGAGAAGGTATCAGAGTGTTGTTACGAGGATTGTTGCTGACTATCGCTGGGATCTGCCAAGTTCAGCTGATGGCTGCCGAGGGAGGTGCGAATTTGGATCTGTATCCAAGTGTTGTGCTTTCGAATGCACAGGTCAATATGAAGGTGTATCTACCAGACCCTGAGGATGGTGCCTATCGCGCCACACGCTACGACTGGTCTGGCATGATAGGAAGTCTTCAATACAAGGGCCATGAGTACTTTGGGTACTGGAAACCATCCTATGATCCCACATTGGGTATCTTTGGTCCGGCAGACACCTACAAGACGGCCGGCTTAGGCTACGATGAGGCAAAGCCGGGAGAAACCTTCCTGCGGATCGGAGTGGGCTCTATCGAAAAAGAAGATGAGCCCGAATACGATTTTCATAACAAGTACAAGTTGGTCGATAGCGGGACCTGGACCATTGATCGCGGCAGCGATTGGATAACCTTCACTCAGTCAATCGATGGTGATTTTGGTTATGGCTATGTTTATTCCAAGACCCTGAAGCTTAAGGAGGATGGCTTTCTCATGAAGCACACGCTGAAGAACACCGGCGAGAAGACCATCACGACCGATCAGTACAATCACAATTTCTTCATGATCGACAATGAGCAATGTGGCCCTGCCGTAAAAATCTCTTATCCCTTTTCCGTATCAACCCAAGACGATTTAAAGGGACTCATGGAGGTCAACGGAAATACCCTACATTTCACCAAGGCGATGGAGCGGGGGACCGTCTTCATGAGTCTAGACGGGTACAGCGATAAAAGCGAGGACAATCGGTTTACGATCGAAAACTCGAAGTCAGGAGCTGGCGTTACCGTTGCCGTGGACAAACCCGTGAACAAGCTGGAATTTTGGTCGAACGGCCGGGTCATCTGTCCAGAGAATACGATTCAGCTAAGCGTCGAACCTGGGCAAGAAGAAGTCTGGACGGCGGACTATTCACTCTTCGCGACGCAAGACAGCAACACGATCCATGCGGCGAAGTCACTTCCATCCACGACACCGTGGGATTTGGTCGCTTTGAGTCGGCAACCAGAGTACCAGTGGGCTGATCAGGAAAGCCCCGTATGGTCGCTCCACTATCAGGGAGAAGTCTATAAAGGCAATCCGACGCGCGTGTTTGCCTACTATGCAAGTCCTGTCACTCTGGGATTAGAGAGGACGGGAGGATCAGAGGGTACGGGAGAAAAAACTTTTCCAGCCGTTGTGCTAGTGCATGGTGGAGGAGGAATGGCTTTCAAGGAATGGGCTGAAAGGTGGGCCAAGAGGGGGTATGCGGCGATTGCCATGGATCTCGGCGGTTGCGGTCCAGAGCGTCGTCAGCGACTTGTTGACGGCGGCCCCGGACAAAGTGACAAGCAAAAATTTCAAGCAATTGATCAACCTGTTGAGGATCAGTGGAGCTATCATGCGGTTGCAAATGTTATTTTGGCCCATTCGCTGATCCGTCGTTTCGATGAAGTGGATGCCAGCAGAACGGCCGTTACCGGAATCAGTTGGGGTGGGTACCTGACTTGTATTGTCGCAGGCCTTGATAGCAGATTCAAAGCAGCGGTCCCTGTTTATGGTTGTGGGTTCCTGCATGAAAATAGCATGTGGCTGGATAATTTCGCGGCGATGAATGCCCAACAAAAGGACAAGTGGGTTCAGTTGTGGGATCCCTCGATGTACGTTGGTTCCGCGACGATGCCGATGTTCTTTATCAATGGCACCAATGATGGTGCCTATCCCCTTGATAGTTACGCAAAGACCTATGGACTTGTAAACGGAAAACGTAACTTTCGTATCACCGTCAATATGCGTCATGGCCATTCACCGGGTTGGACCCCTGAGGAAATCGGGCTATTTGTTGACCAATACTTAAAGGCTGGAACCCCATTGCCAGAGGTTCTAACACCAGAGATTAGTGATGGAGAGATCCGAGCCCGTTTTAAGAGCGAGACCGCCCTCACTTCTGCAACCCTTCACTACACGACCGGAAAGACGCCGATCAATCAACTTGATTGGCAAACCCTGCCTGCTCGCATCGAAGACGACATGATTGTCTCGCCCCAGCCCCCGGAGAAGGCGACAATCTGGTTTATTTCAGTAGCCGATGCCCGGCGGATAAACGTATCAAGTGAACTTGTGTTTGCAAAGGAAAACTTGGCTTCGGCAAAACCACGCTTGATCATTTTGGCCGACATGGGCAATGAGCCCGACGAAATGCAGCAGATGATCCACATGATCAGCTGCTCCAACGAATTCGAGCTCGAAGGCTTGATCGCAGTCACAGGCAAGTACCTGCGTCCGGGATCCCGATTGGGTGAGTACAACTGGGTGACCCACCCCGAACTCTATATCGAGATCATTGATGCCTATGCCAAGGTCTATAAAAACCTACAGAAACACGCGGATGGTTGGCCCGAGCCGGATGCCCTCAAGAAAATCGTTGCGGCCGGACAGAAAGAATATGGCATTGCCGATGTCGAGGAAGGGAACTCCAGTCCGGGTTCGGAACGGATTATTCGGGCCCTCACCAAAGACGATGACCGGCCGGTTTGGATCGTCGTCAATGCGGGTGCCAATACATTGGCTCAGGCATTGGTGGACTACCGCGCTACTCACACAGCCGAAGAAGTGGAACAGTTTGTTGCCAAATTACGTGTCTTTGAAAACGGTTCACAAGACAACGCCGGCGCCTGGATCTGCAGCCAGTTTCCTGCCATTCATTGGATTCGCAGCAACTATCAGACGTATGCTTATGGCGGCCCCAGTCGAAATAATCTTGGTCCTCACACTTGGCAACCCTACGCCAATAGCACCCAAGGTCAACTGGACTGGCAGAAGGAACACATTATCAATGGGCATGGAGCTTTGGGGGCGATTTATCCACCACGCCTCTTTCATGCCTGGGGCGATGGTGTGATTAATTTCATGGAAGGAGGCGGAACCATTCCCTGGATGGGATTGGTGAACAAAGGCCTCTTTGATGTGGACCAGCCCTCCTGGGGCGGTTGGAGCGGCAGGTTTTCACCCGAGAAAACGCAGAACTTCTGGTCGCGACACAAGGATATCAAGCAAGACGAACAAGAGGTGGCTCCCTTTTATACCCATAGCGAAGTCAGTGACACCTGGACCGATCCGCAAAGTGGTACAACCTATAGCGACAACTACGTACCGGTCTGGCGTTGGCGTGAAGCGATGTATAACGATTTCAAATGTCGAATGGATTGGTGCGTACAACCCTATGATAAGGCCAATCACCATCCGGTGGCGGCTATCGGCCAGGACCGTAGCGACTCGATTATAAGAATTACCGCCGCTCCGGGAGACACCATTGACCTGGATGCGTCGAACAGTACGGATCCTGACCAAGATGAACTGCTGATCCGTTGGTGGCAGTATCAGGAAGCAGGTACGTACGCAGGCAGTGTTCCCATCTCCTCACCGGAAAACGCCAAAACCCAATTGACGATTCCATCCGATGCGGGCGGCAAACAGATCCACATTATTCTCGAAATCAAAGATAAGAACCCCATCGCGGCGCTGTTTGATTATCGTCGACTTGTGATTGATGTCACACCGGTTTCATCTTGA
- a CDS encoding redoxin domain-containing protein — MKIRNPLSFLLAAVLFAFCLASRVNAADPEGIQVLDIGDQAPDFTLPGIDGRDYSLADFDDAEVLMVFFTSNHCPTSHAAEARLQKLLSDIETQKRSFGFVAINPNNPEGMTPAELGFGRYTDSFEDMVSYAKENGWNFPYLYDGDKQIVARAYGCLATPHVFIFDKERKLRYKGRFDDSRFPDPATVTSHDAINALNALFAGEPVPVEVTKPHGCSTKWREKKANVAIAQAKWENLPVEIDTIDVAGVASLRANGTNKYRLINLWATNCIPCIAEMPDLVYLQRVLGLRAFELITISLDDPKDQDRVQAFLEKNHAATPPKLKRIAQTEGRKGNHYLFTGASQDELSAALDPDWPGPLPHSIIVDPNGEIIYRHNGIIDPTEVRSVLIDALTPYWPEPAASGDTVSRTHAYEIVEESFTAEKSYGNPYMDVELWVDLSGPDGQQIRVPAFWDGGQTFRVRMMGTAPGTWNWSTGNRTGDGGLDKKRGAFTVIPWTDQEKTENPNRRGIVRVAAGGRTLEYPDGTPFFLTADTCYSALTKIYPWSSATGKSGLSLQDFVAQRKAQGFNSLSIISCFPSDTKVNLWQASLRGEKIAEDDSTPFEMHDDSINPANFLRINPAYFQLADRKMQFLSDNGFVPLLETVRRHEKWYEEDDEEKAAFTNFVRYLWARWGCYNMIFDWLHWDNDPSVYASWLPMLREAHETLGSMPYGTPKTAMSYITCLTSWHKDIPQALDINNVSNWPRTTEQFDHQIDLFNVTPPVPTLNIEPFYPGWNHPPSGGLTHTEFAMLIAYGSVLNGGLAGHVWGDIYWGGVATRTYSDEDVRIKAAEPHALGMNKFKAARMGNLKAFMLDTGHDYRKLKPATFTHLKNHQEKTIALAINDSADEALGFVAARRPQSVILDHFPANKDYTLQWWDIDKGQWQGKTVVTTSAAGTAELPATPDPNRSWAFRLLQNAEDSTVTIAINTSSAPERFGAERLSESLRRLQLEPVAVNRSVDATEDIRVEIVQPSDFPLIKKEGFRLGNASGRMVVSAIDSTGAMYGLMELAEQIDLKKDLSKVEPDLQNPRFPFRAIKFNLPWSSYRRFSALQVNEPLCRDLEMWESFLDMMAENRFNTLTLWNMHPFPYLIRAKNFPKATPFSDQELAEWKTFWTTLFKMAKDRGIETYLVNWNVFVSEEFKKHYDAAGISDMERFLGNIKDTETIRQYTRESITQVINEYPDLAGLGVTLGERMQNLDSEQQTDWVEDVFFRGIKEADRPIKFIYRAALKGDHAVHRATIDHSGLPHPIWVELKFNWSHGHSTPTLVKAHGGGTGEEYWTNPAPSKHKMCWMIRNEDFFRLRWGEPDFIRAHIKQNGQNFVGGYFVGSETMIPAKDIFHQPDHDHVNWKYAFERQWLFYKEWGRLLYNPETPDAAFSNAFDVRYEGSHGKEMVEAFKLSTRTNQRILSFFPVAQDATNYAEGFLGLRKFLTVRDVINSIPTDPNYVGVEEYGDGSRGFGERLTPIELAAALEADVEKAMAIANGISTENPTLECEIEDVKAWSHLGLHFAKKLRAAVAINQKKKTDAVQYITEAQQHWADLVSVTETHIVPGFVYGEKRGEQGHWHWSAYQDEVDADVEWVQDAM; from the coding sequence ATGAAAATTAGAAACCCGTTGAGCTTTCTGCTTGCTGCTGTCCTATTCGCCTTTTGTCTGGCGTCCCGAGTGAATGCGGCAGATCCCGAAGGTATTCAGGTGTTGGACATCGGTGATCAAGCGCCTGATTTCACCTTACCCGGAATCGACGGACGCGACTACTCGCTAGCAGATTTCGACGACGCGGAGGTTCTGATGGTTTTTTTCACCTCCAACCACTGTCCGACTTCCCATGCAGCGGAAGCTCGACTCCAGAAGTTGCTCAGCGATATCGAGACTCAAAAACGGAGCTTCGGCTTCGTCGCGATCAATCCAAATAACCCCGAGGGAATGACGCCTGCCGAATTGGGATTCGGACGTTACACCGATAGTTTCGAGGATATGGTTTCTTATGCCAAAGAAAACGGTTGGAACTTCCCCTATCTCTACGACGGTGACAAGCAAATCGTCGCGCGTGCCTACGGCTGCCTTGCAACTCCTCATGTTTTTATTTTTGACAAAGAACGCAAACTGAGATACAAGGGCCGTTTTGACGATTCCCGCTTCCCCGATCCGGCTACCGTAACCTCTCATGATGCGATCAATGCACTCAATGCACTCTTTGCAGGCGAGCCGGTTCCCGTTGAAGTTACGAAACCTCACGGCTGCTCCACAAAGTGGCGAGAAAAGAAAGCGAACGTGGCAATCGCACAGGCGAAATGGGAAAACCTGCCAGTAGAGATCGATACGATCGATGTAGCGGGGGTCGCCAGCCTGCGAGCCAACGGCACCAACAAATACCGCCTCATCAATCTCTGGGCTACCAATTGCATTCCCTGTATTGCGGAAATGCCAGACCTCGTGTACTTGCAACGCGTATTGGGCTTGCGTGCCTTTGAGCTGATCACCATCAGCCTTGACGACCCCAAAGATCAGGATCGCGTCCAGGCCTTCCTAGAGAAAAACCATGCCGCCACTCCACCGAAGCTAAAAAGGATTGCCCAAACCGAAGGCCGTAAAGGGAATCACTATCTCTTTACGGGAGCAAGCCAGGACGAGCTCTCTGCGGCGTTGGATCCCGATTGGCCAGGTCCGCTGCCGCATTCGATCATCGTTGACCCCAACGGTGAAATCATTTACCGGCACAACGGGATCATTGATCCAACAGAAGTTCGCTCGGTTCTTATCGACGCGCTGACGCCATACTGGCCGGAACCAGCAGCGAGCGGCGACACGGTTTCTCGAACGCATGCGTACGAAATCGTGGAAGAGAGCTTCACTGCGGAAAAGTCGTATGGCAATCCCTATATGGATGTTGAGCTTTGGGTGGATCTCAGCGGACCCGATGGACAGCAGATCCGAGTGCCCGCGTTTTGGGACGGCGGACAGACCTTTCGCGTGCGGATGATGGGCACTGCTCCCGGCACTTGGAACTGGTCAACCGGAAACCGGACAGGCGATGGCGGATTGGATAAAAAACGCGGTGCGTTCACGGTTATCCCATGGACCGATCAAGAAAAGACGGAAAATCCAAATCGACGCGGTATTGTTCGGGTCGCTGCCGGCGGCCGTACGCTGGAGTACCCGGACGGAACACCTTTTTTTCTTACCGCGGACACATGCTATTCCGCATTGACAAAGATCTACCCCTGGTCCTCGGCCACCGGAAAATCCGGACTTTCGCTGCAAGACTTTGTTGCCCAACGAAAGGCCCAGGGATTCAATAGTCTTTCGATTATCTCCTGTTTCCCTTCCGATACGAAAGTGAACCTTTGGCAGGCGAGCTTGCGTGGGGAAAAGATTGCCGAAGATGACTCGACCCCCTTTGAAATGCACGATGATTCGATCAACCCGGCAAATTTTCTGCGCATCAATCCTGCTTACTTTCAACTTGCGGATCGTAAGATGCAGTTTCTGTCGGACAACGGATTTGTCCCCTTGTTGGAGACCGTCCGACGCCACGAGAAGTGGTATGAGGAGGACGATGAAGAGAAAGCTGCCTTCACGAACTTTGTGCGATATTTGTGGGCACGCTGGGGTTGCTATAACATGATTTTCGATTGGCTGCACTGGGACAACGACCCGAGTGTCTATGCATCCTGGCTACCCATGCTAAGAGAGGCTCACGAGACCCTGGGGAGCATGCCTTACGGGACGCCCAAAACGGCGATGAGCTATATCACCTGTTTAACGAGTTGGCACAAAGATATCCCGCAGGCGCTGGACATCAATAATGTCAGTAACTGGCCGCGGACCACCGAACAGTTCGACCACCAAATCGATCTGTTCAACGTCACACCACCGGTGCCTACCCTGAATATTGAGCCATTTTATCCTGGCTGGAATCATCCGCCCTCGGGTGGTCTAACCCATACCGAGTTTGCCATGCTCATTGCCTATGGATCTGTCTTGAATGGCGGTCTGGCCGGTCATGTATGGGGAGATATCTATTGGGGCGGTGTCGCTACAAGAACCTACTCCGATGAGGACGTCCGTATCAAAGCCGCTGAACCACATGCCCTTGGCATGAACAAATTCAAGGCGGCCCGCATGGGCAATCTGAAAGCATTTATGCTGGATACGGGCCACGATTACCGCAAACTCAAACCCGCCACGTTTACTCATCTAAAGAACCACCAAGAAAAGACCATTGCTCTGGCTATCAACGATTCGGCGGATGAAGCCCTAGGATTCGTAGCCGCGCGCAGACCCCAAAGTGTCATTCTTGATCATTTTCCTGCGAACAAGGACTACACATTACAGTGGTGGGATATTGATAAAGGCCAGTGGCAGGGAAAAACCGTCGTCACCACCAGTGCTGCGGGGACAGCGGAACTTCCCGCGACACCCGATCCCAATCGATCATGGGCATTCCGATTGCTTCAGAATGCAGAAGACTCTACGGTAACCATTGCAATAAACACTTCGTCCGCCCCGGAACGGTTCGGGGCAGAGAGGCTCAGTGAGTCCCTTCGTCGTTTGCAATTGGAACCTGTGGCGGTTAACAGGTCTGTTGATGCAACAGAAGACATCCGGGTAGAGATTGTTCAACCAAGCGACTTTCCTCTGATTAAAAAAGAGGGGTTCCGCTTGGGGAATGCTTCCGGCCGAATGGTGGTTAGCGCGATCGACAGTACGGGTGCAATGTATGGCTTGATGGAACTAGCCGAACAGATCGATCTGAAAAAGGACCTGTCGAAGGTGGAACCGGATCTGCAAAATCCACGTTTCCCTTTCCGAGCCATCAAATTCAACCTTCCGTGGTCTTCCTATCGCAGATTCTCTGCCCTGCAGGTGAACGAACCTTTGTGCAGAGACTTGGAAATGTGGGAATCCTTTTTGGACATGATGGCTGAAAACAGATTCAACACATTAACGCTTTGGAACATGCACCCCTTTCCCTATCTGATCAGGGCAAAAAACTTTCCCAAAGCGACTCCATTTTCCGATCAGGAACTGGCCGAATGGAAGACGTTCTGGACCACTCTGTTCAAGATGGCAAAAGATCGAGGTATTGAGACTTACCTTGTCAATTGGAACGTTTTTGTCTCCGAGGAATTCAAGAAACACTATGACGCCGCCGGCATCTCTGATATGGAAAGATTCCTGGGCAACATCAAGGACACCGAAACCATTCGTCAATACACCCGCGAAAGTATCACTCAGGTTATCAATGAGTATCCCGATCTTGCGGGGCTGGGAGTTACTCTTGGCGAAAGAATGCAGAACCTGGATTCCGAACAGCAAACCGACTGGGTGGAAGATGTATTCTTTCGCGGCATCAAAGAAGCCGACCGGCCGATCAAATTCATTTACCGCGCGGCCTTAAAAGGGGACCATGCCGTCCATCGAGCCACGATCGATCATTCCGGATTGCCGCATCCAATCTGGGTCGAGCTAAAATTCAATTGGTCCCATGGCCATTCCACGCCTACTTTGGTGAAAGCGCACGGAGGAGGTACTGGCGAAGAATACTGGACCAATCCAGCGCCCAGCAAACACAAGATGTGTTGGATGATACGCAATGAAGATTTCTTCAGACTCCGATGGGGCGAACCTGATTTTATCCGGGCACATATCAAACAGAACGGCCAGAACTTTGTCGGCGGTTACTTCGTCGGTTCCGAAACCATGATCCCCGCTAAGGACATCTTCCATCAACCTGATCACGATCACGTCAACTGGAAATATGCCTTTGAACGTCAATGGTTGTTCTACAAAGAATGGGGGCGATTACTTTACAATCCCGAGACTCCCGATGCGGCTTTTTCGAATGCTTTCGATGTCCGATATGAAGGCTCGCACGGCAAGGAGATGGTGGAAGCATTCAAGCTCTCCACGCGAACCAATCAGCGTATTCTCAGTTTCTTTCCAGTGGCCCAGGATGCGACCAACTATGCGGAAGGATTTCTGGGGCTACGGAAGTTCCTTACCGTTCGCGACGTGATTAATTCGATCCCCACCGATCCCAACTATGTCGGAGTGGAAGAGTATGGAGATGGATCGAGAGGTTTTGGCGAGAGGCTAACGCCCATTGAATTGGCTGCAGCCTTGGAGGCGGATGTGGAAAAGGCGATGGCGATTGCAAACGGCATTTCGACCGAGAATCCCACTTTGGAGTGTGAAATCGAGGACGTCAAAGCATGGAGTCATCTAGGATTGCATTTCGCTAAAAAGCTTCGCGCTGCCGTGGCCATCAACCAGAAGAAAAAAACGGATGCCGTTCAGTACATCACCGAGGCACAACAGCACTGGGCCGATCTGGTAAGCGTTACCGAAACGCATATTGTACCCGGCTTTGTTTACGGCGAGAAACGCGGCGAACAAGGACATTGGCATTGGAGCGCTTATCAGGACGAAGTGGATGCCGATGTGGAATGGGTCCAAGATGCGATGTGA
- a CDS encoding alpha-L-fucosidase: MLKNTCLFLLIVSFANITLGQSSSTSGTAIDQKSRLQWFRDAKFGMFIHWGVYSQAGGEWNGETNHHEWLQLTAKIPLAEYTEFAKSFNPTKFDADEWVKTAKDAGMEYLVITSKHHDGFAIYDSASSGHDIADVSKFDRDPLKELADACQKHGIRFCVYYSLGRDWEDPDVATGRGDKVGFRSNLIDFPNESEKVFERYFERKVKPQIRELLTGYGPIGILWFDTYELISKEQSVELKALIRELQPECIINERIGHNLGDYKVSEQTIPEDGSYDPWESCITMNGHWAYNKADSNWKSPKSMIESLVDIVSKGGNLLLNVGPTGEGVIPPPSVERLSLIGDWMDVNGEAIKGCDPTPFGEELGRKEKDKNGKQKVVGKLPWRATTKGDKIYIHLFEWPTGELVLPTIDKKIQNAYFLGHPSDSLNVKQSDGRSTITMPASPVKSLVPVICLELAR; this comes from the coding sequence ATGCTCAAAAACACCTGCCTATTTTTATTGATTGTTTCGTTTGCCAACATCACGCTCGGGCAAAGTTCCTCCACAAGCGGCACAGCGATCGACCAGAAAAGTCGCTTGCAATGGTTTCGCGATGCCAAATTTGGAATGTTCATTCATTGGGGAGTCTATTCCCAGGCTGGGGGCGAGTGGAACGGAGAAACCAATCACCATGAGTGGCTGCAACTGACAGCCAAGATCCCCCTGGCGGAATACACCGAGTTTGCCAAGTCGTTTAATCCAACGAAGTTCGACGCCGACGAGTGGGTCAAGACTGCCAAAGATGCAGGGATGGAGTACTTGGTGATTACGTCCAAGCATCACGATGGTTTTGCGATCTACGATTCGGCTAGTAGTGGTCACGACATCGCGGACGTTTCCAAGTTCGATCGTGATCCGTTGAAAGAGCTGGCGGACGCTTGCCAGAAACATGGCATTCGCTTTTGCGTCTATTATTCGTTGGGACGAGACTGGGAGGATCCCGATGTGGCTACCGGACGCGGTGACAAAGTCGGATTCCGCAGCAACCTGATCGACTTTCCCAACGAAAGCGAAAAGGTCTTTGAGCGATACTTTGAACGCAAGGTGAAACCACAAATTCGTGAACTGCTAACCGGCTATGGCCCCATCGGAATCCTCTGGTTCGATACCTACGAATTGATCAGCAAAGAACAGAGCGTTGAGTTGAAGGCGTTGATTCGTGAGCTGCAACCGGAGTGCATTATCAACGAGCGGATCGGTCACAACCTTGGCGACTACAAGGTGTCTGAACAGACGATCCCCGAAGATGGTTCCTATGATCCATGGGAATCCTGTATCACGATGAATGGTCACTGGGCCTACAATAAAGCGGACTCCAATTGGAAGAGCCCCAAATCAATGATTGAAAGTCTGGTCGACATCGTCAGCAAGGGAGGAAACCTTTTGCTCAATGTTGGTCCGACGGGCGAAGGCGTCATCCCGCCGCCCAGCGTCGAGCGACTGTCATTGATCGGAGATTGGATGGATGTCAACGGCGAAGCAATCAAAGGTTGTGATCCAACTCCCTTCGGCGAAGAACTGGGCCGGAAGGAAAAGGACAAAAACGGCAAGCAGAAGGTCGTTGGTAAACTCCCATGGCGAGCAACGACCAAGGGCGACAAGATCTATATCCACCTCTTTGAATGGCCTACGGGAGAGTTGGTCCTTCCGACGATTGATAAGAAGATTCAAAATGCCTACTTCCTTGGCCACCCCTCCGACTCGCTGAACGTGAAGCAGTCGGACGGACGTTCAACTATCACGATGCCAGCGTCACCCGTGAAATCACTCGTTCCCGTCATTTGCCTGGAGCTGGCTCGTTAG